The Thunnus albacares chromosome 13, fThuAlb1.1, whole genome shotgun sequence genome segment GTGTATAAAATGATGGGTGGGTGACAACTGAAAGGACAAACCACCACCACTAAACCGAAAGATCAGCTTCAAACCTCCTTTGAATAGATTCTTCCAAGTCTCTAGATCTCTgccatagtaaaaaaaaaaaaaaaaaaacataattcatcCTCAAGAAATTCCCTTATTTGGTGTTTTAGTGAGTGGGAAGCTATTTATTTGCTCCAAAATCCCCCATAAGTGTTCAGataggttgagatctggtgactatGGAGGCCAAAGcatatttatattcatgatTCACCTCATGTTCACACTTCAGTGATCCTCTCTGCCCTGTATGACCTAATCTACACCTCACACCACTATTCCTCATGtgtctccactcatttattcaggttttcctttcatttgtcacccgtctgtaggTCATATAGAGCTCAAAATGTTGCAGTATTTCACCCAGCTGTCACACGGACCTAAGTAAGCCAACGAACATTTAAAATTAACTAATCTTATCAcctatgttttatttgttgaacGTGTCTACTCACCTGTGATGTTTTCACCGATCAGCAGCAGAAATAGCAGACCTCCTCTCTGTTCCGTTTCTGTTCCGCATGACGACCAATTTTCAGGGTACAGACAATGACGTCACCTCAAAGACACCATGGCGACCACAGAGTTGCGCTCAGATTGTGACTCTAAAGTGGGAACTGAGTCGGGGGGTTTTTGTTTCAAACGCAGATAatggttttgttttacttttggttttttttgttcgTTTTTTTTCGGGTCATTTACTTCCTTATAAGGGACTAATTTTTAAGGGATGTGTCAATGTCGTCATGAAGCACCGGCACCGGAAGTTTAAGGCGAGGGTCATGTGACCGCATGGACGTGCGGAGCAGCaccaaaacttaaaaaaaaaaaaaaaaactttatctgtctgcaatatttttactttgtttctctAATAATAATCCTCCGGTCATTTCTGACGTTTTTataacttaataataataacaataacaataataataatttttgaaTGTAAtaatttgaaattaatttaCCTACTTTTAGAGtagatcatttattttatatattatatattttttgtcaacATTAAGGTTTAAATAATTGAAACAGACTATTTCTCACTGTATTTATTGcaattgtattattattttttattttgtatgtttttatgttttaatttgtttattgaaactgtgaaattaattttaaaaagaaggTCTGTCTACCTGCCTTGTGCCTCTGGTGGGTGcacacataaaaagacaaaaacagctaACTAGGAAATGATTTCTGAGGTCAATTAGTGcttaacaaagaaataatcttaACTATCAGGTTTATCAATCTTAATACATGATCTATGGTTTACAGTTTATGAACATTGAGTGTTATCAATACACTTCCTAGCAACTATAGTCTGGTAATTGCATTCCTCAGTGTTTCCGTATATTGatgtgggtttgtttgtttgtttgttttttaacacagACTTAGTTTTTTAATCCGGTGTTTCAGACAATGATACTGCAAACTCAATTGTACCTGTAGTTAAGCTAAATACAGGTTAGTTTTTCCTTCATATACATCCAAGGGAGCAACAAGTAGTTACAGATGATGTGGGCCTAGAACATAAATATTAAACCAATAGTTCATTCACATTTTGGAGAATCACACTTATTCACTTTGTTGTTCAGAGTTAGATACAGTACCACTCCTAtatgtccattaaatatgaagcttcagccaggAGGTGATTAGCATAGCTTAACTTGACTCTAAAACTCATcaattaacacgttatatcttgCTTGTAtccataaaaaatgtaaaaacagcaagAAGACAAACAGATCCATGAGTTTGAACGTCTATCAGAcaccaaaagacaaaaatgtacaCCTCTGGAAATATATCACAGatgcaattatttattttaaaatcaggaAGGTGTAAACAGAAGCAGTGGTGGCAAGTAACTAagttaagtacaattttgaggtacttgtgctTTACTTGGGTAttatttgatgctactttatacttccactccactacatttcacagggaaatattgtactttcttctccactacatttatttgacagctttagttacttttatgatgaagatttgacacaatggataatataacaagcttttaaaatacaacacattgttaaagatgaaaccagtgttGACGTCTTAcgaaaagcagtgtgtagtcgggtcacatttcagatgtctatgagttgttaacagctccaccaaatagtgatttttccctctaaacttctcacatggtttcatttcaataaatgttcaaatgatccaatatttcaccaaaaatcaaagattagagaaaaagtccaaacactgaaaacgtatttgtgtttcagaactttgttttttcttctttcctctcccattaatcatctcacgacctctcagatttatctggtgaccctttggaggggcccgactCCTTGGTTAGGagccactggactaaactagctaactgtgtTGGTAAAGTAAAGGATCTaagtatttcttccaccactgcagagCAGTGAGCTGGTTCCCCCTGTTTCTTTATggtaaactaagctaagctaatatGCTTCTGGCAccagtttaatatttaacagacacatataaaagtggtatcaatcttctcatttaactgtcagcaagaaaccaacatatttcccaaaatgttaaacgAATCTCTCCATTTGTGTCACTGGTGGATTGTGCTGATCAATAGGTTGATTTCTAATTTCTTAAGTAATCGTATCAAATGCTGCTCAGAAAGTTTTTTAATAACCGACACTCCAAACGATATAGACACAGTTATATTTACACATTCTCCATTTACTTGTCCTCACAAAATTTTACCAGCTACTAATAGACCAATAGGCTTTGAAGTTGTTTCTACACATCATTTAACAAGCTCAAAATCTTTTTGACTCTTACTTGAGACCATACTAGAGTTGTTGAAAGTGAAGTGTACTGAAGTGCCAGCATTGAAAATCCCTCACAGTGAGCTGACTGCTTCCTTATTGACATTAAGGTTAATGTTCAGTTATTATCTCTATGCCTGAAAGCCAATCTGATTACAAAAGGTGCTgcaattcctgttttatcagctCCACTGAATCTAAACATGCTTATTATAAACTTGCTGTGGCAGTGATAGTTTCaatagttttcctttttttgctaAGCTGACAAAACACCATCAAGAACACTGTCACACctctgaaatattgatttttcatGCAACAGTGTTTGGTGCTATTGAGCCACACTTTAAATAAATCCTGCACTTTCAACCTTTGACATAGAAAATTGACCAAACTGAGTGACAAAGAAAATATGTGACAGACACGTCAGAGATAAGTCTCATTTCACATCGCAGGTCAAATGACAGATAGATCTTTAGACCTGGACAAGAAATGCTATAACTTGGTCTAAAAGCTGATACACCTAACAAATAAGAAATGCACATGTCATTCCTGCTCCTGTATGATGTCTACAGGTATTGCACAAAATATTTGACATCCTACAAAACTGACTAATCAAACagatcagtactgatgtttctgcaaaacaTCAGATCTCTGAATTATGTTCAAGTTGTAGTTTGATGGACATTTCAATCTGTAGTCCAAACTCAAGTAACCTCAAAGAGGAAAAACTCAACACACAGGATTTATATAGTACCTTTCAAACAAGacaaatgcaattcaaagtgctttaaaagtgattgacaaacacacaggatgCACActtctaaaaatgtaaaataaataaataaataataaaagataatagatttaataaaacatactttaaaatacttaatttaATGAGACAACAGTAAAACATAAGTAAATGGTAAgagaacattttaattaataaaagaaaagaagagcaataaaagacacaattaaaaataaaattataaaattataaaacatggcacaaaataaatagattacAAACCAgtaacaaaacagtaaaatattcattaaaaaatgttttggagaCATCTACATGCATCTGCCCACCTCGAGTGGTTTAACTTACAAGGATAAATAAAGAAGATCTTTATTGTCATCTCACCACAGTTACATTCATGCTTTTCAGTTCAAATATGACATATAATGACATGAAATTGCATTTCTCAGGGCTTTGTTGATAAGGTAGCATAGGTGGAtgtattcatgttttcacaAGGATGGTCTCATGGACTTCAGCAGATGATGAAATTTACCTCTCATGGACCTGCTAAGCTGTTGCAGCTGTCGCAGATGCAGAAAGTATAAATTAAGCTTTATTTTGAGGtgagacagacttgaaactttCAACTGGAGAGGGAAGTGAAACATTGCTTTCCTTCCTGTTGTTAAGTCACTTCCAAAATTATCTTATGTTTGCTGTAACAGGTGGTCTGAGTAGGCAGAAGCACAAATACAATTTCATGCCAGAATGAGCACCAAAATTGCGCCGCCTTGCCTGATCAGCATAAACAAAGCCATAGCTCAGCCTCTCCTCCCACGCCGGAGCAAGCACATTTGGTTGGggacagaacagaaaatagaGTACAGGTTGATGAAAATTGCATAACGACTGCGTTTGCCCTGCCACCAACAGGAAAATAGGGCCTAATGAACTCAGGGGTGGCCCATGGCATAAGCCACATAGGCGGTCGCCAAACAAGGGAGGAGGCACCAAATGAGTgggacatgtttttcttttggttttttcTTACCAACAGGTGTGCTTGCTTCTTTACAGCTTTTGGAAATACGCACTTGTTCTCCCTTCttgatgtttttcctctttttccccATTGACTTACATTggttttcatctggtttgatTTTTAAAGCCTTACTGGTTGGTCAGTTTTCGCCTGACGGCTACTGAACTTCATGCGTCACCAAACACTTGATTaacttgaccccccccccccccctctttgcCTTTTCGTCTGGAGGATTGGGAGGACTTTGTCTGGACTGGAGGTACCATTGTTGCACTTCATTTTAGTGTGAATGAATTTCAAGTTCTAGGACTGGAGGAACTATTGTTCctctattattgttgtttttggggGTTCCAATCTAAAATCTCATAGTCTGGGTGTTTATAATCCTGTAACTACCGTGGGCTGTGTGGGTATAAACCTTGTTTCATTCAAGCAAATGGGTTatgcatttgtatttatatgCATGGGTGCGTTGGTAGACTGGAACTGATAACATCAATCTGACTggggcaaataaacacacagagggTCAGAAATACAGATAACAAGCAGAccttttgcacacacacacatagactgaCAGATGCAGCCATGATCTTGATGGGCCGCACTTTGTGTCTTCCTTCTCCAGCCACCGTCCAGGAGCTGTTCTCCGTGGCTCGAGATGCCAGCATCATCCCAGATATCTCCTTGGATCCTGTCCTCACCACCTTCCTGTCGCTGGAGTCCTCGGCAGCACTGCAGCATCAATATGCTTTCTTACAGCGAAGCATGAGCTCGGAGCAGCAGACTGCATTCAACCTCAGTCTGACTGGTGAGCTGGGAGGCAGCAGGGTCACCTGTGGAGGAGTGGGGGTTGTTGCTCTGGCTCTGTCTGTGCTTTTTGAGCAAATTTTCCAACAAGTAGGTAAAACTATTCTGTTTTTTCTATATGTCTTGGGTGAATAGTGCCCCCTGCAGTGTTTAAAATGCTCTGACCATACTGCAAGTCAATTGAAGCCTCCTGACATTGGTGATCCCTTGAATTTTAATTTAGCAGCATCATCAGGTGAAAATGTAAATTtccccaaaaatatatattttttaatctttctaacacttttttctttataatGAGCATTACAGCCTCACATAGACAATAGCGTTGTTGTAGACTCTTAatcctgtgattttttttcttctcttagCCATCTTAAAGAACAGGTTCAcacattttcaagtctgtcttaaaacaacagtcaggagcccagatGAACTTTTCTTGCTGTAGTCATTCCTCTTGTTCGTACGGGCCATTAAGAGATCTCCTCATAAAGCACCTTCAAtgcaagtgatgggggacaaaatccacagccctcagtctgtgtaaaaatatatttaaaagtttacttgaagttaatatgaagcttcagccatccaaattagtcaaatcaagctaatatttttcaaagttaaaatcttttcagtgccaaattccctctttttgttacaatccttccactgcagctgaactgGAAAACACTCTGTTGAGACATAATGAGGAATTTCGTactaaaaaaactgtaaatgtggagGATAtctgactaactcagactgctgaaacctcatattagcACCAgctaaactttaaaatacattttttgctcaTAAGGAAGACTGTGGACTTTGTTCCCCAttacttacactgaaagtgcattatgaaatattcatttaaaggATACTATTTGGTTTCACTGTCTTGCTTCTCCATTACACTTTCACTGAATATGATGTTGAAATTCAGAATTCCAAAATTTCTACTATCCCATCAGGTCCGAGGATCAACAGAGGGGAGGCTATCAACCCAGAGATCCCAGGCTAACAAGATTTTTGGCATCAGCAGCTCTTCAAGAATCGGCTGGATTATCCAAGATTACCTCCGCCTGGTCCCCGGCATTGCCAACAACCAGGATAAGATGGCTGAGACCACAGAGCTCTATGACAACTGGCTGAAACGTGAGCTGCTTGACCATTATGAGAGAATGACCACTAAGAAGAGGATGAGTTCAGTGTCCATGCAGCAGTGGCTGACGGGGGCTGCAGTTCATCTGCACATGAGAATCCACCAGGTCAggacagacaaaaaacaaataatagttAATAAATAGTAAAAGGTTAATACCTTTAACTCTGCTGTTTTCATAATCATGGCAAAGACTGCCCTTACTGGCAAGCATTATATGACAGAACATTGACAGCACACATTCAGTTGTCTAGGTCTCTTTCACATATGAGTACTTAAAGTGATATCCACTACATGGCAACTGCATGAAACCTTTTTCAGACTGTAAAAACATAACTTTCCATACAAAAGTAGTGGCAAGGCGGCCTTTAGTTAATTGAACTGAATAGAAGAATTTAAGTGGGATTATACATGAATTATTGGGCTGAAAAAAGGAGCTAAACCTtatgtttgactttttaaacattttctgaacAAGTCTATTGCCAGACAAGAACATTGAAATTagatgattctgcaaaaccccaGACGATTTTCAATGACAATGCAAAATTCTCACTTACTACATTATTTGCACATGGTAACTATAGTATGCTAAGGTAAAGAGAAAGATTGTGATTATGGCAAATAAGCTGTGGTTAAGGTATGGATAAAGTTAGGCTACTTAAACACgtggttaaggttaaggaaaGGAGGTGGTTACacttaaagagtaacttaacaccagGCTGAAAAGCAATGTTTTACCCTCTTTTATTGAAAGTTTCCAGCCTGTTTCACTTCTGACATCCAGCATCACTGATGAGTGCAGTTAGAAGTGTgctttgttgcacctgtaactacacccaacagtgatgtcatggcgTCCTGCAGTACATCTATGCATCACTGCAGCtaggtgagaagttaaaccactggatGCCAGCAAAAATGAGATTTTCAGGTTATGTTAAAGGTGCTAAGTATGACTCCAGTGCATCATCGAGCCACCATTTCATGCCCGCCCAAAAAATCCTAAacacaaaaatggtgaaaaacagtttaacactTTAACTCCACAATTCAATACATAGTTCACAGTcgtttcacatgttttcagcaattattttctaacatgtacaATATGTTTAGAAACAAATCTCTGAATTTCCTTTACACAGTCTTTAAATAAAGGAGTGAATGTTAATTGAAGGTCTGTGACAGGACATAGCAGAGAATCAATCAATACAGATGTAATTCTTTGGGATACTGGTCTGATCTAAAAGTACCTTTATTCTTGTTCCAACAGGTTCGGCTTCACTCTGTGCCGTTTGGGTCAGCTGAGTCATTGCGTCTGTCTTATAAGTCAAGTTTAGCTGGCCTGGTTCAGGACTACGCAAACTATCTTCGCAGAAACATTAAGGAAACTGGAGCTCCAAGACTACGGAAACCCAAAACCAGGACCAACGGTGGACCAAGACAAACTAGAACTAACATATCCAGCCTAACCAATAGCTCCTGTTCAAGTTACCGCCTCTTAAATGTTAGCCTAGTTAGTCCAAGTAATTCAACTGACAGATTTAATGAGACTATCACACCCAATGCAACAGCTGAAATGAGCAGAATTTGTAAAACAGGTACATCTAATGAAGACTTTGGACTTAATGTGACAGAAGGAGGTGATGAAACCACTGTAGGTATGATGAGCAGAAAGACACTCAATGTTTCTACTGCATATAGTAGAGATGAGGGAGCTGGCATGTTGGGTTTGTTGGTCATTGAACCTTTGAGGAATGTGAGTCACAACGTGCGGCATCACCCCTGTGAGTCTCCAGCCATACAACAAGCTTTGGTGTCTCGTATTATTAATGCTCAGGACCTGGA includes the following:
- the LOC122995308 gene encoding uncharacterized protein LOC122995308, which gives rise to MSSEQQTAFNLSLTGELGGSRVTCGGVGVVALALSVLFEQIFQQVRGSTEGRLSTQRSQANKIFGISSSSRIGWIIQDYLRLVPGIANNQDKMAETTELYDNWLKRELLDHYERMTTKKRMSSVSMQQWLTGAAVHLHMRIHQVRLHSVPFGSAESLRLSYKSSLAGLVQDYANYLRRNIKETGAPRLRKPKTRTNGGPRQTRTNISSLTNSSCSSYRLLNVSLVSPSNSTDRFNETITPNATAEMSRICKTGTSNEDFGLNVTEGGDETTVGMMSRKTLNVSTAYSRDEGAGMLGLLVIEPLRNVSHNVRHHPCESPAIQQALVSRIINAQDLDRNRNFFLYPEKVINDLLRQNDDFELKTA